The genomic region GTGGTGAGCATGTGGACTTCGTCGATGATGAAGATCTTGTAGCGGGAGCGCGAGGGGAGGTACTTGATGTTGTCGCGCAGCTCCCTGATGTCGTCCACGCCGGTGTTGGAGGCGCCGTCGATCTCGAAGACGTCGACCGAGTTCCCCTCGGTGATCTCCAGGCAGGTGGAGCAGGTGTTGCACGGTTCCACGGTGAGGCCGCTCTCGCAGTTGAGCGCCTTGGCGAGGATGCGCGCGGAACTGGTCTTGCCCACGCCGCGGGCCCCGCTAAACAGGAAGGCGTGCGCGACCCTCCCCCCGTCGATGGCGTTTTTCAGGGTCTGACTGACATGCTCCTGGCCGACCAGATCGCTGAAGGTCTGGGGGCGCCATTTTCTAGCGAGTACGAGATAGGACAAGGGGGCTTACCTCTATGGCGTCGTAATTCATGGTGTTTGCTTAACGGTTCGCGTGGGGCGGGGGAGGCTGGGGGATTGCGGAAAGAGCTGATAGCTGGGCTACCCCGCGGCACACGGTGGCGGTTACTGCCGCTGCTTCCTTCCGGACCTGACGGGGTTCATAACCTTCCGTTGCGCGGGACCCAGCTATCAGGTCTATCCGCAAGGAATTAATAAGTATGGCGGAGAGAGAGGGATTCGAACCCTCGGTACGCTATTAACGTACACACGCTTTCCAGGCGTGCTCCTTCAACCACTCGGACATCTCTCCACGACAAGATGGAGATATATAATATACGACGCGGTAATTGTAAAGCGTTTTCTTCACGGGGATGAAATGAGTTGCCGGGGCGGCTTTCTCGCAGGCCGCGCCCGGCGACGATGGGAGAGTTCAGCCGGCCGCCTCGTCTGGCTGGCGCACCCCTTTGCGCTTGGCGGTTATGGCCTGCAACAGCGACTGCTGGTCCTTTTGCTGCAGCAACTGCTTTTCGATGATCGATTTGACCGACAGCAGATCCTTCTTGAGCCTGTCGGCGCTTTTAACCAGGTGCCTGGCCCTGGGGTCGCTGCGAACGTAGGGTGCGAGCAGATGCAGCGCTTCGGCGATCTTGCGGCTCACCAGCACGCGCTCCCGGTAGTCCTCCAGACGGCCCGCCTTCAGGCGTTCTTCTAGTGCGGCAAACTCACCGGTGAAGTAGTTGATCACGTCGGAGTGCAGTATGTCTTCTTGTTTCATCGGTTCACCTATGTGTGAGGCTGTAAGCACCGGGGTTCTCCCCTGAAAGGTCGTTCACGGCGGTTTCCTTACTTAGGAGACTATTCGGCCTTCTCAGTTTTTTCTTTATTTTTATTTGTTGCGCGAAGCAAAAGTTGTCCACCCATTTTCTGGATAATCGGCCCCGTTTTTGCTATGCTCAACCGGTGCCACCCCACCATCCGAGAAAGGCTCTGTCTCTACCGATGACCATACCCGAACCCGGTTACCTTAAGACCATCAAGGAAAAGCTCGCCCCCGAAAAAAGCCGGATCAGCGTCACGGGGGTGGACGGCTCCGCCCCCGCCTACCTGTTGTCGCGGCTCGTCACCGAGTCCGGTCCACCGCTTCTGGTGCTGACCGCGGACCAGGACAGCGCGGACGAACTCGCCCGGGAGCTGCGCTTTTTCAGCTGCAGCCACGGGACGATCCTTTCCTTCCCCTGCTGGGACGTGACCCCCTTCGAGGCGGCGAGCCCGCACCCGGACCTGGTGGGGGAACGCCTCAAGGCACTGGTGCGGCTTATGGACGGAGGCGCGCGGGCCGTCGTGGCACCGCTTGCCGCTGCGCTGCAACGGGTGCTCCCGCGCGAGACGCTGGGCGGGGTCTGCCAGTACCTGGTGGCGGGGGAGGAACTGGAGCGCGAGACCCTGGTCGAGAAACTGGTGAAGCTCGGCTACTCGCACGTCCCGATCGTCGAAGACCGCGGCAGCTTTTCGGTGCGGGGGGGGATACTGGACATCTTCCCGCCGGACCAGGAGAAGCCGGTGCGCATCGAGTTCTTCGGCGATCTGGTTGAGACCATGCGCCTTTTCGATCCGGTCACCCAGCGCTCCCTGGAGCCGCTTCCCGAACTGGTGCTCCTTCCCTCGCGCGAGGTGATCCTGTCGGAGGGGGTGCTGAAGGAACTGACGCCTAGGCTCAAGCGGCGCTGCGATCACTTGGGGATCGGGGCCGACCGGCGTCGCGAGCTTTTGGAGCAGCTGCAGCAGGCCATCTACCCGCCCGGCGTGGACTTCCTGCAGCCGCTCTTTCACCCGGGGCTCGAGACGCTCTTCGATTACGCCGGCCCCGGCGCCACCTGCGTCCTCGTAGACCCTGCGGCCATCGCCGAAGCGGGCGAGCGCTTCGAGGTGGATCTGACCAAGGCGGCTGCCCGCGCCGAGCTGCGTGACGCCATCACCTGCGACCCCGCCGAGCTCTACCTTGCCCCCGCAGAGCTGGACGGCATGCTGAGCGCCGGGCGCCTCCTGGAATTCCCCCGCCTGGAGCTGGCAGGCGAAGGGGGGGATACGCTCCGGCTTAGATGCTCGGCCAACAGCGACCTGAAGCTCGGGGTGAGCCCCGAGGGTGACCGGGTCCTGGCCCCCCTGACCGAGAAGATGGTCACCTGGATCGCGGCGGGAAACCGCGTCCTCGTCCCGTGCCACCAGGCCGGGCAGGCCAGAAGGCTCTACGAGCTCCTCTCGCACTACCGGCTTCCGCTCGATTCCACCCAGGACTGCTTCGCCGACGCGGCGGGACGTCCCCCGGGCCGGGTCGAGATCCTGACCGGCGAGATCTCCCGCGGTTTCCGGCTCGAGGAAGAGCGGCTGGTGGTGGTCGCCGAGGAGGAGATCTTCGGCAAGAGGGTGAAGCGGCGCGGACTCTCCGAGGCGAAGAAAAAGCAGCTCCTCACCTCGCTTGCCGAGCTGAAGCCGGGCGACCACATGGTGCACGTCGACTTCGGGGTGGCCATCTACCGTGGGCTCGAGCACTTGAGCCTCACCGGGCTGGAGGGTGACTTCCTCCTCCTTGAGTACGCCGGCGGCGACAAGCTCTACCTCCCGGTGGACCGCATCAACCTGGTGCAGCGCTACGTGGGCGCAGAGGGGATCGAGCCGAGGCTCGACCGTCTCGGCGCGGCCGGCTGGGAAAAGGCCAAGGCGAAGGCGAGGGCCGAGGTTCAGGAGATGGCGGCGGAGCTTTTGAAGATCCACGCCGCGCGCGAGGTGCAGCAGGGATTCAAGTTCTCCCCCGCCGACGACCTGTACCGCGCCTTCGAGGCCTCCTTCGCCTTCGAGGAGACACCGGACCAGGCAGCGGCCATAGACCAGGTGATAGCGGACATGGAAAGCCCGCGCCCCATGGACCGGCTGGTCTGCGGCGACGTGGGCTACGGCAAGACCGAGGTCGCCATGCGCGCCGCCTTCAAATGCACCCTGGACGGAAAGCAGGTGGCGATCCTGGTCCCCACCACGGTCCTTGCCCAGCAGCACGCCGAGAGCTTCGCGGCGAGACTCAAGGATTACCCGGTCCGGGTGGGGATGCTCTCCCGCTTCAGGACCGCCCAGCAGCAAAAGCAGATCCTGGAAGGGGTGAAGAAGGGGGAGGTCGACATCATCATCGGCACCCACAGGCTGTTGCAAAAGGACGTGGTCTTCAAGGACCTGGGGCTTTTGATCGTCGACGAGGAGCAGCGCTTCGGCGTGGCCCACAAGGAAAGGCTCAAGCAGTTCCGCGCCGTGGTCGACATCCTCACCCTCACCGCGACCCCGATTCCGCGCACCCTGTACATGTCGCTCATGGGGATCCGCGACCTCTCCATCATCGATACGCCTCCGGTGGACCGGCTCGCCATCAAGACCTTCGTCTCCCGCTCCTCGGACGAGCTGATCCGGGAGGCGGTGCTGAGGGAACTCAGGCGCGGCGGGCAGGTCTTCTTCGTCCACAACCGGGTGCAGACCATCGGTGCCATGGCCGAGGAACTCAAACGCATCGTCCCCGAGGCGAAGATCGCGGTGGGGCACGGGCAGATGGCCGAGAAGGAGCTGGAGCAGGTGATGCTCTCCTTCATGCACGGCGAGACCAACCTGCTTCTTTGCACCACCATCATCGAAAGCGGCCTCGACATCCCGACCGCCAACACCCTGATCGTGAACAGGGCCGACACCTTCGGGCTCTCCCAGCTCTACCAGCTGCGCGGCAGGGTGGGGCGCTCCAAAAGCCGCGCCTACGCCTATCTCCTCATCCCCGGAGAGGGGTCGATCTCGCCGGAGGCCCGGGAGCGGTTGAAGATCCTGCAGGAGCTGACCGAGCTCGGCGCCGGGTTCAGGATAGCCACCCACGACCTGGAGATCCGCGGCGCCGGCGACCTTCTGGGGGCGCGGCAGAGCGGGGACATCGCGGCGGTGGGGTTCGAGCTCTACACGGAACTCCTGGACGAGGCGGTGCGCACCCTCAAGGGAGAGGCCCTGCCGGAGCGGGTCGAGCCGGAGATCAAGCTGAAGATCCCGGCCTTCATACCGGAGGATTACGTAAGGGACCCGAACCAGCGCCTGATGATCTACAAGAAACTGACCCAGCCAAGCGACGAGGCGGAGATAGACGATATCAGGGCGGAGTTAGCCGACCGCTTCGGTCAGCTCCCCATGGCCGCGCTCTACCTTTTGGAGGTGATGCGCCTGAGGGTGACGCTGAGGCGGCTCCTGGTGAAGGAGATCGAACTCGCCGGAAGCGAGCTGGTGCTTTCCTTCCACGAGCGGACCCCCGTTTCCCCGGACGCCATCATGGCTTTGCTCAGGAAAGAGAAGGGGAAATACCGCTTTACGCCGGATTTCCGTCTCTACGCCCGCATCGCCGACAGCTCCTTCGACGAGGTCCTCGCCGAGGCCAGAAAACTCTTGAATTGCCTAGGCTGATATGCTAGCGTTCTGCGGATTGGAAGATACTTACATTTTTTTAAAAAAGGAGCGAACCGTGCATTTCACCAAGACCGCCGCAGTGCTGTTACTCGCGCTTTGCGTAGCTGTGACCGGATGCAAGCAGAAGGCAGAAAGCGAAGCGAAGAAGGGACCGGGTAAGGGTATCGTTCTGGCCGAGGTCAACGGTGCCAACATCACCGATAACGACTTCTACAAGGAGCAGGCCGCTCTTCCCCCCTACCTCAAGCCGATGACCGAGACCCCGGAAGGGAAAAAGGAGATGCTGGACACCATGGTGGTGCGCGAGCTGATCCTGCAGCAGGCTAAAAAAGACGGCATCGACAACAGCCCCGAAGTGGCGGCGAAGCTGGAAGACCTGAAAAAACGCGTGATCGTCGAGGCGTACCTAAAGAAGAAGGTCGAGGAGTCCTCCAACATCAGCGACGCCGACATGAAGGCGTTCTACGAAAAGAACAAGGACAAGTTCCAAAGCGGCGCACAGATCAGGGCGAGCCATATCCTGGTTAAGAGCGAGGCAGAGGCAAAAGACATCCAGAACCAGTTGAAGAACGGCGCGGGCTTCGAGGAGCTGGCCAAGAAGCACTCCATCGACGGCGCAGCGCAGAAAGGTGGCGATCTGGGGTGGTTCGGCAAAGGCTCCATGATCCCCGATTTCGAGAAGGTGGCTTTCGGCCTGAAACAGGGTGAGACCTCCGGCATCGTCAAGACCCAGTTCGGCTACCACATCATCAAGAAGACCGGCGAGCGTCCGGCTGGTGCCCGCTCCTTCGAGGAGGTCAAGGACCAGATCAAGGCGGCCATGGTCCCCGAGCGGCAGCAGGAGACCTTCAAGAAGCTCAAGGACGATCTCAAGAAGGACGCGAAGCTCTCCATCAAGGAAGACGCCCTGAAGGAGCTGAAGGGTGCCCCGGCTGAAGCGGGCAAGGAAGCAGGCGCCGCTTCCGGCGCGGAGCCCGCGCAACCGGCACAGCCGGCACAGCCGGCACAACCCAAGGCGCCCTAGCGTCTGCGGGATCAGGCAGCATCAACGGCGGCCGGGCGTGAGCCCGGCCGTTTTTACTAACCGGCAGCAAAGAAATAGAGAGAGCACCATGTCCAAGATATTGATCGGCATCACCGCGCTGGCGCTTCTGGCGCTGCACCCTTATCCAGCCACCGCCAAACCGGTGAGCGGCATCGCCGCCATCGTGAACGACGAGATCATCACCACCCAGGAACTGGACAAGGAGTACCTCCAGCTCCAGAAGGAGGCGGACAAGGCCCCGGTCTCAGACAAGAGCGGACTGCGGGGAGCGGCTTTGAACCGCCTTGTGGAGAAAAAGCTGATCGAGCAGAAGATACGCGAGCTGGACATCAAGGTCACGGACGAGGAAGTGCGGCTTGCCATTGAGGACGTGAAGAAGCAGAACAACCTGACCCAGGAGAACCTGGAGCAGGCGCTCGCCGCACAGGGGATGACCTTTGCCCAGTACCGCGGCCAGCTGAAGGAGCAACTGGAGCGCCTGAGACTCATGAGTCAGGAGGTTCGCTCGAAGGTCCAGGTGGGCGAGCGGGAGATGCGCGACTACTACCAGGCGAACCTCGCAAGCTACGGGGGGAGCGAGCTTTACAGCGCCCGCCACATCTTCTT from Citrifermentans bremense harbors:
- a CDS encoding peptidylprolyl isomerase: MHFTKTAAVLLLALCVAVTGCKQKAESEAKKGPGKGIVLAEVNGANITDNDFYKEQAALPPYLKPMTETPEGKKEMLDTMVVRELILQQAKKDGIDNSPEVAAKLEDLKKRVIVEAYLKKKVEESSNISDADMKAFYEKNKDKFQSGAQIRASHILVKSEAEAKDIQNQLKNGAGFEELAKKHSIDGAAQKGGDLGWFGKGSMIPDFEKVAFGLKQGETSGIVKTQFGYHIIKKTGERPAGARSFEEVKDQIKAAMVPERQQETFKKLKDDLKKDAKLSIKEDALKELKGAPAEAGKEAGAASGAEPAQPAQPAQPAQPKAP
- a CDS encoding peptidylprolyl isomerase codes for the protein MSPAVFTNRQQRNRESTMSKILIGITALALLALHPYPATAKPVSGIAAIVNDEIITTQELDKEYLQLQKEADKAPVSDKSGLRGAALNRLVEKKLIEQKIRELDIKVTDEEVRLAIEDVKKQNNLTQENLEQALAAQGMTFAQYRGQLKEQLERLRLMSQEVRSKVQVGEREMRDYYQANLASYGGSELYSARHIFLKVDKKGGAEELAKAQARAAEVLAKARAGEDFAALAKKYSDDPAAAKDGGDLGTFKRTDMLPEIGDTVAALKPGEVSAVVQSPAGLHIIKLEQKKQEAGRPFEEVKDAIEDVLYKKKSDERFAQWVKELRAGAAIELR
- the mfd gene encoding transcription-repair coupling factor, with the translated sequence MTIPEPGYLKTIKEKLAPEKSRISVTGVDGSAPAYLLSRLVTESGPPLLVLTADQDSADELARELRFFSCSHGTILSFPCWDVTPFEAASPHPDLVGERLKALVRLMDGGARAVVAPLAAALQRVLPRETLGGVCQYLVAGEELERETLVEKLVKLGYSHVPIVEDRGSFSVRGGILDIFPPDQEKPVRIEFFGDLVETMRLFDPVTQRSLEPLPELVLLPSREVILSEGVLKELTPRLKRRCDHLGIGADRRRELLEQLQQAIYPPGVDFLQPLFHPGLETLFDYAGPGATCVLVDPAAIAEAGERFEVDLTKAAARAELRDAITCDPAELYLAPAELDGMLSAGRLLEFPRLELAGEGGDTLRLRCSANSDLKLGVSPEGDRVLAPLTEKMVTWIAAGNRVLVPCHQAGQARRLYELLSHYRLPLDSTQDCFADAAGRPPGRVEILTGEISRGFRLEEERLVVVAEEEIFGKRVKRRGLSEAKKKQLLTSLAELKPGDHMVHVDFGVAIYRGLEHLSLTGLEGDFLLLEYAGGDKLYLPVDRINLVQRYVGAEGIEPRLDRLGAAGWEKAKAKARAEVQEMAAELLKIHAAREVQQGFKFSPADDLYRAFEASFAFEETPDQAAAIDQVIADMESPRPMDRLVCGDVGYGKTEVAMRAAFKCTLDGKQVAILVPTTVLAQQHAESFAARLKDYPVRVGMLSRFRTAQQQKQILEGVKKGEVDIIIGTHRLLQKDVVFKDLGLLIVDEEQRFGVAHKERLKQFRAVVDILTLTATPIPRTLYMSLMGIRDLSIIDTPPVDRLAIKTFVSRSSDELIREAVLRELRRGGQVFFVHNRVQTIGAMAEELKRIVPEAKIAVGHGQMAEKELEQVMLSFMHGETNLLLCTTIIESGLDIPTANTLIVNRADTFGLSQLYQLRGRVGRSKSRAYAYLLIPGEGSISPEARERLKILQELTELGAGFRIATHDLEIRGAGDLLGARQSGDIAAVGFELYTELLDEAVRTLKGEALPERVEPEIKLKIPAFIPEDYVRDPNQRLMIYKKLTQPSDEAEIDDIRAELADRFGQLPMAALYLLEVMRLRVTLRRLLVKEIELAGSELVLSFHERTPVSPDAIMALLRKEKGKYRFTPDFRLYARIADSSFDEVLAEARKLLNCLG